One part of the Francisella adeliensis genome encodes these proteins:
- the betA gene encoding choline dehydrogenase — MLKKYDYIIVGAGSAGCVLANRLSENPDASVLLIESGGSDKSIFIKMPTALSYPMNTEKYAWQFHTVKERYLDNRVMHCPRGKVLGGSSSINGMVFVRGHKKDFDEWQEHGANGWNYGNCLPYFKKMESYYASGNEYRGATGPITITNGNNMTNPLYTAFIDAGVQAGYPKIDDYNAKEQYGFSPMQMTVKNGVRCSTSHAYLDPIKNRENLTILTKATTQKVIFEGKKAIGVEINRKGNIEVVKAQKEVILSAGSIGSPHLLQVSGIGDKRELVAAGIEVIHSLPGVGKNLQDHLEFYFQFKCKKPITLNSKIDLWSKFKIGVNWILFKKGLGITNHFEACAFIPSSLSDESWPDIQYHFLPAAMRYDGKAAFKGHGFQVHVGQNKPKSTGYIRALSADINNAPEIRFNYLQHPDDVIGFRDCVKLTRKIINQQAFDEYRGDEIQPGSSVQSEEEIDAFVRANVESAYHPSCTCKIGFDEMAVVDENLKVHGLENIRVVDSSVFPTIPNANLNAPTIMVAERAADIIIQ, encoded by the coding sequence TGAAAATCCTGATGCAAGTGTGCTACTTATAGAAAGTGGTGGTAGTGATAAAAGTATATTTATAAAAATGCCGACAGCTCTTTCATACCCAATGAATACCGAAAAATACGCTTGGCAATTTCATACAGTGAAAGAGAGGTATCTTGATAATCGTGTAATGCATTGTCCGCGTGGTAAGGTTTTGGGTGGCTCATCATCTATCAATGGTATGGTTTTTGTTCGAGGGCATAAAAAAGATTTTGATGAATGGCAAGAGCATGGTGCAAATGGTTGGAATTATGGTAATTGCCTACCGTATTTTAAAAAAATGGAAAGTTACTATGCTAGTGGTAATGAGTACCGTGGTGCAACAGGGCCGATAACTATCACTAATGGTAACAATATGACCAATCCACTGTACACAGCGTTTATAGATGCTGGTGTGCAAGCCGGCTACCCTAAAATTGATGATTATAACGCTAAAGAACAATACGGCTTTAGTCCGATGCAAATGACTGTTAAAAATGGTGTCAGATGCTCTACAAGTCATGCTTATTTAGATCCTATAAAAAATCGAGAAAATTTAACTATACTTACTAAAGCAACTACTCAAAAAGTTATTTTTGAGGGTAAAAAAGCTATTGGAGTAGAGATAAATCGAAAAGGTAATATCGAAGTAGTCAAAGCTCAAAAAGAAGTGATTTTAAGTGCAGGCTCAATCGGCTCACCTCATCTGTTGCAAGTATCTGGTATAGGCGATAAGAGAGAGTTAGTTGCTGCAGGAATTGAAGTTATTCACAGCTTACCTGGTGTAGGTAAAAATTTACAAGACCATTTAGAGTTTTATTTTCAGTTTAAATGCAAAAAGCCAATTACGCTAAATAGCAAGATAGACTTATGGTCAAAGTTTAAAATTGGTGTGAATTGGATATTGTTTAAAAAAGGTCTTGGCATAACTAATCACTTTGAAGCTTGTGCATTTATTCCATCAAGTTTGAGTGATGAGAGCTGGCCAGATATTCAGTATCACTTTTTACCGGCTGCAATGAGATATGATGGTAAAGCTGCTTTTAAAGGGCATGGTTTTCAAGTTCATGTAGGGCAAAATAAACCTAAAAGTACAGGGTATATAAGAGCATTATCAGCAGATATAAACAATGCTCCAGAAATTAGATTTAATTACTTACAGCATCCTGATGATGTGATCGGTTTTAGAGATTGTGTGAAGCTTACGCGCAAAATCATCAATCAACAGGCGTTTGATGAATATCGTGGTGATGAGATTCAGCCTGGCAGTAGTGTACAGTCTGAAGAAGAGATAGATGCTTTTGTACGAGCAAATGTCGAGAGTGCTTATCATCCATCTTGTACTTGTAAGATTGGTTTTGATGAGATGGCAGTAGTTGATGAAAATCTAAAGGTTCACGGTCTGGAAAATATTCGAGTGGTAGATTCTTCAGTATTTCCAACTATACCAAATGCCAATCTAAACGCTCCGACTATTATGGTTGCTGAGAGAGCTGCTGATATTATTATTCAGTAA
- a CDS encoding MFS transporter encodes MSQKQVKLSNMIAYGSGDFFGGGAFTILGLWLMYFYTNVAGLSPAEAGMIVAIGRGLDVFADPIMGYVSDNWHGPIGRRRFFFVVGAPLVLVFALLWLPGLSFWYYLFGYIAFNFIFTMIQVPYETLAAEMSDDYKVRSKMTGIRMLFSQSSNIVAGFLPAAIMYFFASEQISFAIMGIICAILFMLPWFFVYKYTWERDVVISKKLDTTLLGEFKNIFKNIFSTLKVRAFRLTLLMYIGAFVALDVFGASFAYYFTFILHYNISSASIIYTCFSVIQVISVPIFAFLCIRLGSVMSYRLAVCCLIFSMLSFIIIPTFSPVVAFVAFVLIVFVLGFARAGCYFTPWNIYNFIADIDEALTTQRREGTFASTMTVSRKLVQALAFALVGFTLSIFGFEAGQTVQSSTALLGVNLCFVGGTIFFCVMGAIAASRFRLNQTKHTILVLELERLRAGGNLTEAPLDAVKVVEELTGWEHKQTWGNNSVAIN; translated from the coding sequence ATGTCCCAGAAACAAGTTAAGTTATCTAATATGATTGCCTATGGATCAGGCGATTTTTTTGGTGGAGGAGCATTTACCATACTTGGTTTATGGCTTATGTATTTTTATACTAATGTTGCTGGGTTATCTCCTGCAGAGGCTGGAATGATTGTAGCTATTGGTCGTGGACTTGATGTGTTTGCTGACCCTATTATGGGGTATGTTTCTGATAACTGGCATGGACCTATTGGTCGAAGAAGATTTTTCTTTGTAGTAGGAGCTCCCTTAGTATTGGTTTTTGCTTTACTTTGGTTGCCGGGTCTTAGCTTTTGGTATTATTTATTTGGATATATTGCATTTAATTTCATATTCACAATGATCCAAGTACCTTATGAAACACTTGCAGCTGAGATGAGTGATGACTATAAAGTCCGTTCAAAAATGACTGGTATTAGGATGCTGTTCTCACAAAGCTCAAATATTGTGGCTGGATTTTTACCTGCAGCGATTATGTACTTTTTTGCTAGTGAACAGATCTCTTTTGCTATTATGGGTATAATCTGTGCAATTTTGTTTATGCTTCCATGGTTCTTTGTATATAAATATACTTGGGAAAGAGATGTTGTGATTTCAAAGAAACTAGATACAACTCTTTTGGGTGAGTTTAAAAACATTTTTAAAAATATATTTTCAACTCTTAAAGTGCGAGCTTTTAGGCTTACTTTATTGATGTATATAGGAGCTTTTGTTGCTCTAGATGTATTTGGTGCTAGTTTCGCGTATTACTTTACCTTTATTCTTCACTATAATATTAGTTCTGCTTCAATTATCTATACTTGCTTTTCAGTTATACAAGTTATCTCTGTACCTATATTTGCATTTTTATGTATAAGATTGGGTAGTGTGATGAGCTATAGATTAGCTGTTTGTTGTTTAATTTTTAGTATGTTAAGTTTTATAATTATACCTACTTTTAGTCCAGTAGTTGCTTTTGTTGCATTTGTGTTGATAGTTTTTGTTTTAGGATTTGCACGAGCTGGATGCTATTTTACTCCTTGGAATATCTATAATTTTATTGCAGATATAGATGAGGCTCTTACTACCCAAAGGCGTGAAGGTACTTTTGCTAGTACAATGACAGTTTCGCGTAAATTAGTCCAAGCTTTAGCTTTTGCTTTAGTCGGTTTTACTTTATCTATATTTGGTTTTGAAGCTGGTCAAACTGTACAGTCATCTACAGCATTATTGGGTGTAAATTTATGCTTTGTAGGGGGAACTATATTCTTTTGTGTGATGGGAGCTATTGCAGCATCTAGGTTTAGACTAAATCAAACTAAACATACTATTTTGGTGTTAGAGTTAGAAAGATTGAGAGCTGGCGGTAATCTTACTGAAGCACCTTTAGATGCAGTTAAAGTTGTCGAAGAACTTACAGGCTGGGAGCATAAACAGACCTGGGGAAATAATTCAGTAGCTATAAATTAA
- a CDS encoding TIM-barrel domain-containing protein — protein sequence MLNICTFRLKEVRENSVELELVEKAIFVKVFVLEENIFRVLFTKSNKLELAKTWSITRGDIPFEGIDRLDTSSFSCPDFKVDLDDGLLTIETNELKAEIKLQGLHFTWYKKDLKNWIKISEDLNTQAYNLGFWSDRGAYHAIKKVPDWKFFGLGEKAGELNRDKKRYEMKSIDPMGYDAESSDPLYKHIPFFITHNSKQKTSFGLFYDNLSDSAFNFGKEIDNYHGPYISYEAKAGDLDYYFIAGEKIAEVTETFSRITGKTILPPYWSLYYSGSTMTYTDLPDAQHQMSNFINDCQQYNIQCGSFQLSSGYTSIGDKRYVFNWNDTKFPDVSKFTKHYSDNGIKLCANIKPCLLQDHPKLGEIKSFNGLINNEQYKQPELVQFWDELGYYLDFTNPETIDWWQDNVTKQLLEKGIESTWNDNNEFEVYNGEASCNGFGNKISIKHIKPVQALLMSKASYEAQLKFTPNKRPYLITRSGCAGLQRYAQTWTGDNRTEWKTLKYNLEMAKGLSLSGIYNFGHDIGGFSGPAPDLELFVRWVQHGIFYPRFTIHSWNDDESVNTPWMHLKGLPIIQKAFSLRNEIIPYIYQLCYQAHANAKPIIKPTFYDFEEDEKTFEANQDFMVGDLLVANILEKDTKVREVYLPKDSHWYDYYTGEVFAGGQTIKVDVSLESILVFVREGAVIPINKLTAGFNNFEKDIAYKIYPSLSENITTHNIYIDDGKTNEYLNGESGVLLIEVTNNDDMLEVEWHYKGCDKFKVLDLEAINMNKDLKYNV from the coding sequence ATGCTAAATATTTGTACATTTAGGCTCAAGGAAGTTAGAGAAAACTCTGTAGAACTAGAGTTGGTTGAAAAAGCTATATTTGTTAAGGTTTTTGTTTTAGAGGAAAATATCTTTAGAGTATTATTTACTAAGTCAAATAAGCTAGAACTTGCGAAGACATGGTCAATTACAAGGGGTGATATACCATTTGAAGGTATTGATAGACTAGATACTTCTAGTTTTAGTTGTCCGGATTTCAAAGTTGATTTGGATGATGGGTTACTGACAATAGAAACTAATGAACTAAAAGCAGAAATAAAGCTACAAGGATTACATTTTACTTGGTATAAGAAGGATTTGAAAAACTGGATTAAAATATCTGAAGATCTTAATACACAAGCTTATAACTTAGGTTTTTGGTCTGATAGAGGAGCTTATCATGCTATAAAGAAAGTTCCTGACTGGAAGTTTTTTGGTTTAGGTGAGAAGGCTGGTGAGCTTAATCGCGATAAAAAACGCTACGAAATGAAGTCTATCGATCCAATGGGCTATGATGCAGAAAGTTCAGATCCGTTGTATAAACACATTCCTTTTTTTATAACTCACAATTCAAAACAAAAAACATCCTTTGGTCTTTTCTACGATAATTTAAGTGATAGTGCTTTTAATTTTGGCAAAGAGATAGATAATTATCATGGCCCATATATCAGTTATGAGGCAAAAGCTGGAGATTTAGATTATTATTTTATTGCTGGAGAAAAGATAGCAGAAGTAACAGAAACATTCAGCCGAATAACAGGTAAGACAATTCTTCCACCATATTGGAGTTTGTATTATTCTGGTTCAACAATGACTTATACTGATTTACCTGATGCTCAGCATCAAATGTCAAATTTCATAAATGATTGTCAGCAGTATAATATCCAATGTGGATCATTTCAGCTAAGTTCTGGTTACACTTCGATTGGAGATAAACGCTATGTTTTCAATTGGAATGATACAAAATTTCCTGATGTGTCAAAATTCACTAAACATTATAGTGATAATGGCATAAAGCTCTGTGCAAATATTAAACCATGCTTACTTCAAGATCACCCTAAATTGGGTGAGATTAAAAGCTTCAATGGCCTGATAAATAATGAGCAATACAAACAACCCGAGCTTGTACAGTTTTGGGATGAGCTTGGATATTATCTTGATTTTACGAATCCTGAAACTATTGATTGGTGGCAAGATAACGTTACAAAACAATTGTTAGAAAAAGGTATAGAGTCAACTTGGAACGATAATAATGAGTTTGAAGTCTATAACGGTGAAGCAAGTTGTAATGGTTTTGGTAATAAAATATCTATAAAGCATATTAAACCAGTTCAAGCTTTACTTATGTCAAAAGCAAGCTATGAAGCACAATTGAAATTTACTCCTAATAAGCGCCCTTATCTTATAACCAGATCAGGCTGTGCAGGTTTGCAAAGATATGCACAAACATGGACAGGTGATAATCGTACTGAGTGGAAAACTCTTAAATATAACCTTGAGATGGCAAAAGGTCTATCACTATCTGGGATTTATAATTTTGGTCATGATATAGGTGGTTTTAGTGGGCCCGCTCCTGACTTGGAGTTGTTTGTTCGATGGGTCCAACATGGTATTTTTTACCCTAGGTTTACTATACATTCTTGGAATGATGATGAATCTGTAAATACTCCATGGATGCATTTAAAGGGATTACCAATAATTCAAAAAGCCTTTAGTTTACGTAATGAAATAATACCTTATATTTATCAGTTATGTTATCAAGCTCATGCAAATGCTAAGCCAATTATTAAGCCAACTTTTTATGATTTTGAAGAAGATGAGAAAACTTTCGAGGCTAATCAAGATTTTATGGTTGGAGATTTGCTGGTTGCAAACATTCTAGAAAAAGATACAAAAGTCAGAGAAGTTTATTTACCGAAAGATTCTCATTGGTATGACTATTATACCGGAGAGGTTTTTGCAGGTGGACAAACCATAAAAGTAGATGTAAGTCTTGAAAGTATCCTCGTGTTTGTCAGAGAAGGAGCCGTTATCCCTATTAATAAATTAACTGCCGGCTTTAATAACTTTGAAAAAGATATAGCATACAAAATTTACCCAAGTTTAAGTGAGAATATAACAACACATAACATCTATATAGATGATGGTAAAACTAATGAATATCTTAATGGAGAAAGTGGTGTTTTGCTAATTGAAGTTACTAATAATGATGATATGCTAGAAGTAGAATGGCACTATAAGGGTTGTGATAAATTTAAGGTGTTAGATTTAGAAGCTATAAATATGAATAAGGATTTAAAATACAATGTTTGA
- a CDS encoding mannitol dehydrogenase family protein produces the protein MFDVNNLKNCSLPSYDKSQLKAGILHIGIGAFHRAHQVCYIDKLLNLGDKEALKWGYISGTIRTNQKLINDLKENDCQYILSANSESGTTNSVIGALKDAYFAGEGHSDELIKYIATSDIKIITYTITEKGYFVDLSTQKLNLLDDEIIYDIENFNSPKTAIGITVAGLHARKQQNAGAITLLSCDNMPNNGAILKQAILDFAYKIDKELATWIEKNCTFPSSMVDRIVPAVTDETLDSIKKLVDMRDKSAISTEEFSQWVIEDDFANGRPSLEKVGVEFVGDIESFEKLKLTMLNGSHSLIAYLGAYAGLKTVDDVITNKEFYNFIKKYMLEVAAPLVEGLPKEVSTTDYADKLLHRFANPHLKHRTEQIAMDGSKKVPQRWLGSLEYLLDNSRNYDILAIGLAGWILFCGGNDENGNSLQVSDPLQEKYQGIYAQNSSTKDIVKGFLAIDSIFTEKLIKDNNLVDKVEFFIIEIKNNGVIKTLSKVGE, from the coding sequence ATGTTTGATGTAAATAATCTAAAGAATTGTAGTCTACCAAGCTATGATAAGTCGCAATTAAAAGCCGGTATTTTACACATAGGAATAGGAGCTTTTCATCGAGCTCATCAAGTATGTTATATTGATAAGCTTTTAAATTTGGGTGATAAAGAGGCACTTAAATGGGGTTATATAAGTGGGACTATCCGAACTAACCAAAAATTGATTAATGATTTAAAAGAGAATGATTGTCAATATATCCTTTCAGCTAATTCAGAGTCGGGTACGACTAATAGTGTTATTGGAGCTTTAAAAGATGCCTACTTTGCAGGTGAAGGCCATTCTGATGAACTTATAAAATATATAGCAACATCTGATATCAAAATTATTACATATACTATTACAGAAAAAGGGTACTTTGTTGATTTATCAACTCAGAAACTAAACTTACTAGATGATGAAATAATTTATGATATCGAGAATTTTAACTCACCTAAGACGGCAATAGGGATAACAGTAGCGGGCTTGCATGCGAGAAAGCAGCAAAATGCTGGGGCAATCACACTTTTGAGTTGTGATAACATGCCAAATAATGGAGCAATTTTAAAGCAAGCAATTTTAGATTTCGCATATAAAATAGATAAAGAGCTTGCTACATGGATAGAAAAAAACTGTACTTTTCCTAGTTCAATGGTAGATAGAATCGTTCCTGCAGTTACTGATGAGACTCTTGATAGCATCAAAAAACTTGTAGATATGAGAGATAAGTCTGCAATATCTACTGAAGAGTTTAGTCAGTGGGTGATAGAAGATGACTTTGCAAATGGTAGACCTAGTCTTGAAAAAGTGGGCGTCGAATTTGTGGGGGATATTGAGTCTTTTGAAAAGTTAAAGCTTACCATGCTAAACGGTAGCCATAGTTTGATCGCTTATTTAGGTGCTTATGCTGGGTTAAAGACAGTTGATGATGTAATAACAAACAAAGAATTCTATAACTTTATAAAAAAATATATGCTTGAAGTAGCAGCACCATTAGTTGAGGGTTTACCTAAAGAAGTCTCTACAACTGATTATGCGGATAAGCTTTTACACAGATTTGCAAATCCACATCTAAAACATAGGACTGAACAAATAGCGATGGATGGATCTAAAAAAGTTCCACAAAGGTGGTTAGGTTCGCTGGAGTATCTTTTAGATAATAGTCGTAATTATGATATCTTAGCTATAGGGTTGGCAGGTTGGATTTTATTCTGTGGTGGCAATGATGAAAATGGTAATTCACTACAAGTAAGCGATCCGTTACAAGAAAAATATCAAGGAATATATGCTCAAAATAGCTCAACTAAAGACATTGTAAAAGGCTTTTTAGCTATTGACAGTATCTTTACTGAAAAGCTTATTAAAGATAACAATCTTGTAGATAAAGTAGAATTTTTTATAATAGAAATAAAAAATAATGGTGTTATAAAAACTCTTTCAAAAGTAGGAGAATAG
- the uxuA gene encoding mannonate dehydratase has translation MIESWRWFGPNDPVCIEDIMQTGVTDIVTALHHIPNGEVWPIEDIKKRQHEVENSSKLGKTNLTWSVVESVPIHEDIKKGKSSRDKLIENYCQSIRNLAQCGIKLVIYNFMPVLDWTRTDLGKQTATGAKTLSFDEVAFAAFDIHILKRARAKNAYKTSVVSQAKEYFDNMSQKQIDGLTANIIAGLPGAEESFSLEQFQVALDEYENVTKEVLRENLVYFLKKVIPVAEEVGAKLAIHPDDPPFELFGLPRIISTIEDYDWLFENMPSMANGITFCAGSLGSRWDNNLPLMAKKIGKRIYFTHLRNVALDPDNRSFYEAEHLCGNTDMYALIKEILKVEQTGQDVYMRPDHGQQMLSDLDKKTNPGYSCIGRMKGLAEVRGVAYAVKRELKNA, from the coding sequence ATGATAGAGTCATGGAGATGGTTTGGACCAAATGATCCTGTATGTATAGAAGATATTATGCAAACTGGAGTTACAGATATTGTTACAGCTTTGCACCATATTCCAAATGGTGAAGTTTGGCCAATTGAAGATATAAAAAAACGACAACATGAGGTTGAGAACTCTTCTAAGTTAGGTAAGACAAATTTGACTTGGTCGGTTGTTGAAAGTGTACCAATTCATGAGGATATAAAAAAAGGTAAATCAAGCCGAGATAAGCTAATTGAAAACTATTGTCAAAGTATAAGAAATCTTGCTCAATGCGGTATTAAACTGGTTATTTATAATTTTATGCCAGTGCTTGATTGGACACGTACAGATCTTGGTAAGCAGACAGCGACAGGTGCAAAAACACTTTCTTTTGATGAGGTAGCATTTGCAGCATTTGATATTCATATCCTTAAGAGAGCTAGGGCAAAAAATGCTTATAAGACTAGTGTAGTATCTCAAGCAAAAGAGTATTTTGATAACATGAGTCAAAAGCAAATTGATGGTTTGACAGCTAACATAATCGCGGGCTTACCTGGAGCAGAAGAGAGTTTTTCATTAGAGCAATTTCAAGTAGCTTTAGATGAGTATGAAAATGTCACAAAAGAAGTTTTACGCGAGAATTTGGTTTATTTCTTAAAGAAAGTAATACCTGTAGCTGAAGAAGTTGGAGCTAAACTAGCTATTCACCCAGATGATCCTCCGTTTGAATTATTCGGTTTGCCAAGGATTATCAGTACTATAGAGGACTATGATTGGTTGTTTGAAAATATGCCATCTATGGCAAATGGAATTACATTTTGTGCAGGGTCTTTAGGTTCAAGATGGGATAATAACCTACCACTTATGGCAAAAAAAATTGGTAAAAGAATATATTTCACTCATTTAAGAAATGTTGCTTTAGATCCAGATAACCGTAGCTTCTATGAAGCAGAACACCTTTGTGGTAATACAGATATGTATGCACTTATCAAAGAAATTTTAAAGGTTGAGCAAACAGGACAAGATGTATATATGCGACCTGATCATGGTCAACAAATGCTTAGTGATTTAGATAAAAAAACTAATCCAGGTTATTCATGCATAGGTAGGATGAAAGGTCTAGCAGAAGTGCGTGGAGTAGCTTATGCTGTGAAAAGAGAGTTAAAAAATGCATAG
- a CDS encoding sugar kinase yields MHSKLLAIGECMLELSGNMKLGSQTKLNFGGDVLNTAVYYARLGGSVSFLTAMGQDDFSNQVIKAWDDENIDTKTVLQLQNRVPGLYAIQTDEKGERSFHYWREEAPIKDLFNYLDKNILVALTNQYKYIYFSGISISRWDVKQLEVFSNWLKQFRENSQDKEIIFDLNYRPRCWGNTQQAKEYLAKILPFVTTVITTFDDEQLLFDDIDYTQTLERYIKQNVDTIIIKHGSNPTIVLNDNDVTKLTPLNISNPTDTTAAGDSFNAAFLASIENGMSMLESIKFAQEFAAEIIQHRGAIIDKQYTIKYTQKLQELSKCI; encoded by the coding sequence ATGCATAGTAAACTTTTAGCTATAGGAGAATGTATGCTTGAGCTTAGTGGTAATATGAAACTAGGTTCACAAACAAAGCTAAATTTTGGAGGAGATGTTTTAAATACAGCAGTTTATTATGCAAGGCTTGGTGGTAGCGTATCATTTTTAACGGCAATGGGGCAAGATGATTTTTCTAATCAAGTAATAAAAGCTTGGGATGATGAAAATATTGATACTAAAACAGTACTACAGCTACAAAATAGAGTTCCTGGATTATATGCTATTCAAACTGATGAGAAAGGTGAAAGAAGTTTTCATTACTGGCGTGAAGAAGCTCCGATTAAAGATTTGTTTAACTACTTAGATAAAAATATTTTAGTAGCTCTTACAAATCAATATAAATATATTTATTTCTCTGGGATATCTATATCACGATGGGATGTAAAGCAACTTGAAGTCTTTAGTAATTGGCTTAAGCAATTTAGGGAAAACTCACAAGATAAAGAAATTATCTTTGATTTAAATTATCGTCCTAGATGTTGGGGTAATACTCAACAAGCTAAAGAATACTTAGCTAAAATATTACCATTTGTAACTACAGTTATTACAACTTTTGATGATGAACAGTTACTTTTTGATGATATTGACTATACTCAAACTCTAGAGAGGTATATTAAGCAGAATGTAGATACTATTATAATAAAACATGGTAGTAATCCGACTATTGTTTTAAATGATAATGATGTCACAAAACTTACACCATTAAATATCTCAAATCCAACAGATACAACAGCTGCAGGCGATAGCTTTAATGCAGCATTTTTAGCATCTATTGAAAATGGTATGAGTATGCTAGAGTCAATTAAATTTGCTCAAGAATTTGCTGCAGAAATTATTCAGCATCGAGGAGCCATTATAGATAAACAATATACTATAAAATATACCCAGAAGTTACAGGAGCTATCAAAATGCATTTAG
- the eda gene encoding bifunctional 4-hydroxy-2-oxoglutarate aldolase/2-dehydro-3-deoxy-phosphogluconate aldolase: MHLEKILEDNQLIPVVSADTIEEANLVLEKLRAKKIKIVEFTLRTPNAFDVIEQIKKENRDFVIGIGTIVTIEQFRKARFLEVDFYVSPGSNVELLEFAREHNIDYLPGAVTPFEIMTAIQYHFKIIKFFPAEAMGGVKLLKNYSSVFSDIKFCATGGITAFNQQEYLDQKNIIAIGSSSLI, encoded by the coding sequence ATGCATTTAGAAAAAATTTTAGAAGATAATCAATTAATCCCCGTAGTTTCAGCAGATACAATAGAGGAAGCGAATTTAGTTTTAGAAAAGTTGCGAGCTAAAAAGATAAAAATAGTCGAATTCACATTACGAACTCCAAATGCTTTTGATGTGATAGAGCAAATTAAAAAAGAAAATAGAGATTTTGTAATAGGAATTGGAACTATTGTGACTATAGAGCAGTTTCGTAAGGCAAGATTTTTAGAAGTTGATTTTTATGTATCTCCAGGGTCAAATGTCGAGCTTTTAGAGTTTGCAAGAGAGCATAATATTGACTACCTTCCTGGAGCAGTTACACCATTTGAAATTATGACAGCAATACAATACCACTTTAAGATAATTAAATTTTTCCCAGCCGAGGCAATGGGTGGTGTTAAGTTGCTTAAAAACTATAGCAGTGTATTTTCTGATATCAAATTTTGTGCTACAGGAGGTATTACTGCTTTTAACCAACAAGAATATTTAGATCAAAAGAATATTATAGCAATCGGAAGTTCATCACTAATCTAA
- the uxaC gene encoding glucuronate isomerase: protein MLDENVLMPTDKQTRGLALEIYNHIKELPIISPHGHTDPAWFDENKPFENPVELLIKPDHYIFRMFYSQGLRLEDFGIDRKDGKQVETDPRKIWQKVAENWYLFRGTQVGLWFDAQLKDVFGFDKPFTPVTADELYDHIDNCLKQKEFLPREICKKFNIKAIATTDDVGDDLQHHKNIAKSSFDCKIVPTFRPDSVTNPELHPVHKNIKKLAKKLNTKIDTYSDFLKVLAERREYFKANGATASDHGVTVPETYDLDKSECKDLFKKIISNTATDTERRIFSGQMLTEMAKMATNDGLVMQIHAGVFRNHNQSIQRKFGNDKGCDIPVKCDYVNGLHPLLTKIGNNRNFKVVLFTMDETVYTRELAPLAGHYPSVFLGPPWWFNDSPEGMKRFRHAVTEVAGFYNCSGFIDDTRALLSIPVRHDIARRVDATYLAEMVLAGRLSKTDAFEVAYDLTYTQNIKVFNFDRLLETKNAN from the coding sequence ATGTTAGATGAAAATGTTTTAATGCCTACAGATAAGCAAACAAGAGGTTTAGCTTTAGAAATATATAATCATATTAAAGAGTTGCCAATCATTAGCCCACATGGACATACAGATCCAGCGTGGTTTGATGAAAATAAGCCTTTTGAAAATCCTGTAGAGCTTTTGATTAAGCCTGATCATTATATTTTCAGAATGTTTTATTCTCAAGGGTTACGACTAGAGGATTTCGGTATAGATCGCAAAGATGGTAAGCAAGTAGAAACTGATCCAAGAAAAATATGGCAAAAAGTTGCAGAAAACTGGTATTTGTTTCGTGGTACTCAAGTTGGCTTATGGTTTGACGCCCAACTAAAAGATGTATTTGGTTTTGATAAACCATTTACTCCAGTAACAGCTGATGAGTTATATGATCACATAGATAATTGCTTAAAGCAGAAAGAATTTTTGCCTAGAGAGATCTGTAAAAAATTTAATATAAAAGCAATTGCTACAACAGATGATGTTGGTGATGATTTACAGCATCATAAAAATATCGCAAAATCTAGTTTTGATTGTAAAATTGTACCAACCTTTAGACCTGATAGTGTTACTAATCCTGAGCTACACCCAGTTCATAAGAACATAAAAAAACTAGCAAAGAAACTAAATACTAAGATAGATACTTATAGTGATTTTCTAAAAGTATTAGCCGAACGAAGAGAGTACTTTAAAGCAAATGGTGCAACAGCTTCAGATCATGGAGTAACTGTGCCAGAGACTTATGATCTTGATAAATCGGAATGTAAAGATTTGTTTAAGAAAATAATTTCAAATACAGCTACTGATACTGAGAGAAGAATTTTTAGTGGTCAAATGCTTACTGAAATGGCAAAAATGGCAACAAATGATGGTCTTGTAATGCAAATTCATGCAGGTGTGTTTAGGAACCATAATCAGTCAATACAGCGTAAGTTTGGTAATGATAAAGGATGTGATATTCCTGTGAAATGTGACTATGTAAATGGTTTACATCCACTTCTTACAAAAATAGGTAATAATCGCAATTTCAAAGTGGTTTTATTTACAATGGATGAAACTGTGTATACCCGTGAGTTAGCACCACTTGCAGGGCATTATCCTAGTGTGTTTCTAGGTCCACCATGGTGGTTTAATGACTCTCCTGAAGGTATGAAAAGATTTCGTCATGCTGTGACAGAGGTTGCTGGATTTTATAATTGCTCTGGGTTTATTGATGATACTAGGGCATTACTTTCTATACCAGTAAGGCATGATATAGCTCGTCGTGTAGATGCTACTTATTTAGCTGAGATGGTTTTAGCAGGTAGATTATCAAAAACAGATGCATTTGAAGTAGCTTATGATTTGACTTATACACAAAATATTAAAGTTTTTAATTTTGATAGATTGCTGGAGACAAAAAATGCAAACTAA